A window of Drosophila subobscura isolate 14011-0131.10 chromosome E, UCBerk_Dsub_1.0, whole genome shotgun sequence contains these coding sequences:
- the LOC117892083 gene encoding maternal effect protein staufen isoform X2 has product MQKIRQQHQHLSSSNGHVGKCQQPPPQAYNPLAGNPAALSYNPLPPPPPPHHMAAHIGGYAAHPPHYYQMSQPKPPSKYNNNNNPGGHYIANSGTSNGYGSKAILQPTYRSAKVGPVLAPAMTPEAVAASATAASSAAAAEHPECVSSSNLPGATEPAGLEELPPSDQEPSATETAATAVNEGCSTEQIDASGTLSNEDGSSGRSGKDKTPMCLVNELARYNKITHQYRLTGERGPAHCKTFTVTLKLGDEEYSADGFKIKKAQHMAASRAIEETKYKHPPPKIRRSEEASTTRTHITPTVELNALAMKLGQRTYYLLDPTQMQPTDPLLSSEYGGGSLLPTPPPGMPQPMPQPLPPPFALRPARHGHSFVPIQSPPMHPHGFYGGPQRAYGPKYASRYTMVPPLGPHMIHGPNMPYAPIPPTPSKITLYVGKQKFVGIGRTLQQAKHDAAARALQVLKTQASSASEEALDDSMDEGDKKSPISQVHEIGIKRNMTVHFKVLREDGPAHMKNFITACVVGSIVTEGEGNGKKVSKKRSAEKMLTELQKLPPLTPTKQTPVRRIKVKTPGKNGSVNGSGTTLSLSDVVSMAKPERRKRLNVAIRPVELDDAENPITKLIQLQQTRKEKEPIFELIAKNGNEASRRREFVMEVSANGTTARGTGSSKKLAKRSAAQALLELLESDEHSRSVGVQESQDSTDGNATEIATATATSAPVIESTVDPDIPMVSTPVGPMPGILILRQHKRPPKRKVDPMIIVKDSEEAKEEEEANKETSTTTTDDNSGEPQPMETAPESTLNTSTGSNTSGVSSNSSNAAASSSAAAAVHMKEQLLYLSKLFEFEVNFSDYPKGNHNEFLTIVTLSTNPPQICHGVGKSSDESQNDAARNALKILSELGLNNAKK; this is encoded by the exons TCCGGCCGCTCTCTCGTATAATCCGctgccgcctccaccgccgccgcacCACATGGCCGCCCACATCGGCGGCTATGCAGCCCACCCGCCACACTACTACCAAATGAGCCAGCCCAAGCCGCCCTCcaagtacaacaacaacaacaaccctGGCGGCCACTACATCGCCAACAGCGGCACCAGCAACGGCTATGGCTCCAAGGCCATCCTCCAGCCAACATATCGAAGTGCCAAAGTCGGGCCAGTCCTGGCGCCAGCCATGACCccggaggcagtggcagcatcagccaccgcagcatcatctgcagcagcagcggagcatCCAGAGTgtgtgagcagcagcaacctgcCGGGAGCCACGGAACCCGCAGGTCTAGAGGAGCTGCCACCATCGGATCAGGAGCCAAGCGCAACGGAGACGGCGGCGACAGCAGTGAATGAAGGCTGCAGCACGGAGCAAATCGATGCGTCGGGCACGCTGTCCAACGAGGACGGCAGCTCGGGACGCAGTGGCAAGGACAAGACGCCCATGTGCCTGGTCAACGAGCTGGCCAGGTACAACAAGATCACGCACCAGTACCGGCTGACGGGTGAGCGGGGACCGGCCCATTGCAAGACTTTCACGGTCACCTTGAAGCTGGGCGACGAGGAGTACTCGGCGGACGGGTTCAAGATAAAGAAGGCCCAGCACATGGCCGCCTCCAGGGCCATCGAGGAGACCAAGTACAAGCATCCACCACCGAAGATACGCCGCAGCGAAGAAGCCAGCACCACACGCACCCACATCACACCCACCGTGGAGCTGAATGCGCTGGCCATGAAGCTGGGACAGCGAACCTACTACCTGTTGGACCCCACACAGATGCAGCCCACCGACCCGCTGCTGTCGTCGGAGTACGGTGGCGGCTCCCTGCTGCCCACACCGCCGCCAGGAATGCCCCAGCCTATGCCTcagccactgccgcctccCTTTGCGCTGCGTCCTGCACGACATGGACACAGTTTTGTGCCCATTCAATCCCCGCCCATGCATCCACATGGCTTTTATGGCGGGCCCCAGCGGGCCTATGGCCCTAAATATGCATCCAGATATACGATGGTGCCGCCGCTAGGCCCTCACATGATCCACGGTCCCAATATGCCCTACGCCCCGATTCCGCCCACGCCCAGCAAGATCACCCTGTACGTGGGAAAGCAGAAGTTCGTGGGCATCGGGCGCACGCTGCAGCAGGCCAAGCACGATGCTGCGGCCAGGGCTCTGCAAGTGCTCAAGACGCAGGCCAGCTCGGCGTCAGAGGAGGCACTCGACGACTCCATGGATGAGGGCGACAAAAAGTCGCCCATCTCCCAGGTGCATGAGATCGGCATCAAGCGCAACATGACTGTGCACTTCAAGGTGCTGCGCGAGGATGGACCGGCCCACATGAAGAACTTCATCACGGCCTGTGTCGTTGGCAGCATTGTCACCGAGGGCGAGGGCAACGGCAAGAAGGTGTCGAAGAAGCGGTCGGCCGAGAAGATGCTCACAGAACTGCAGAAGCTGCCGCCCCTTACGCCCACGAAGCAGACGCCAGTGAGGCGCATCAAGGTGAAAACTCCAGGCAAAAATGGATCAGTGAATGGCTCTGGCACAACGCTGTCGCTATCGGATGTGGTATCCATGGCAAAGCCGGAGCGGCGAAAGCGTCTCAATGTCGCCATCAGACCTGTGGAGCTGGACGATGCCGAGAATCCCATAACGAAGCtcatccagctgcagcagacgcgcaaggagaaggagccCATTTTCGAACTGATAGCCAAGAACGGCAACGAAGCCTCCAGGCGGCGCGAGTTCGTCATGGAGGTGTCGGCCAACGGAACCACAGCCCGCGGTacgggcagcagcaagaagctGGCCAAGCGCAGTGCAGCGCAGG CCCTGTTGGAATTACTGGAATCGGATGAGCACAGCAGGAGCGTAGGAGTCCAGGAGTCGCAGGATTCCACGGATGGCAATGCAACTGAAATAGCAACTGCCACAGCGACATCAGCGCCAGTAATCGAAAGCACTGTAGACCCGGATATTCCCATGGTCTCAACGCCAGTGGGTCCCATGCCTGGCATCCTCATTCTGCGCCAGCACAAGAGAC CGCCTAAACGGAAGGTAGATCCCATGATTATTGTCAAGGACAGCGAAGAagccaaggaggaggaggaagccaACAAGGAGACATCGACCACAACGACGGATGACAACAGCGGAGAGCCACAGCCGATGGAGACAGCCCCAGAGagtacgctgaatacatcgaCGGGCAGCAACACGAGTGGCGtgagcagcaatagcagcaatgccgctgccagcagcagtgcagccgcagccgtACACATGAAGGAGCAGCTCCTGTACCTAAGCAAATTGTTTGAATTTGAG GTGAACTTCTCGGACTATCCCAAGGGAAACCACAACGAGTTCCTCACCATTGTGACACTCTCAACGAACCCGCCGCAGATCTGCCATGGCGTTGGCAAGAGCTCCGACGAGTCGCAGAACGATGCTGCGCGCAATGCCTTAAAAATCCTCAGCGAACTGGGCCTCAACAATGCCAAGAAGTAA